In Nostoc edaphicum CCNP1411, the sequence GGGTTTAATCATATTGCTTATGGAGAGGATACAGACTTTTGGTATCGGGCAGCAAAAATCTTCAGAACCGAAAAAGTAACCGAACCCGAAACTTATATTTACACAAGAGCAGAAACTAGTATTACCAAAAGTGTTTTAAAGAATATTTCTTAATCTGATTAACTACCTGGCATGAAGATAATCCTTTTTCCATCCAAAATCAGCCATTATTCTCGCCGGGTCATTGCTTCTGTTTGGCAGATGTTACTTCTAGGGATTGTCCTAAGTTCGTTTCTTGTATTTTTATCTGGTTGTCAGGGAATAACACAGAAGGATGATGGAGTAATTCATTTGACTCTTTGGCAAGCAATCAATCCTCCTGCTAATCGGGATGTGTTTGAAAAACTGGTAGACAAATTTAATCAGACTTATCCTGATGTAAAGGTAGAATCTGTCTTTTTAGCTCAACCCCATTTGCCGAAAATATTAACAGCAGTTGTGGGTAATGCGCCTCCAGATATCCTGGCATTCTATCCACAAATTACAGGTCAGTTAGCAGATTTAAGGGCAATTATACCTTTAGAAGATTGGTTGGAAAAATTGCCCATAAAGTCAGAAATTAGCCCTAACTTACTTGAAGAATTGCAATTAGACGGTCATCTTTGGTCAGCCCCATTATATACAAGCAATATAGGCATTTTTTACAGACCTAAGCTTTTTGAAGCTGCGGGAATTACACAAACACCTAAAACTTGGGAAGAATTGAGGGAAGTTGCCAAAAAACTGACTATAGACCGCAATGGCGATAATCGACCAGAACAGTACGGAATTGTACTGCCTTTAGGGAAGGGAGAATGGACTGTTTTTAGTTGGTTTCCTTTTTTATTGAGCGGTGGGGGAGAAGTATTAAAAAATAAGCAGCCGGATTTAACGAACCCTGGAGCGCTGAAAGCCTTACAATTCTGGCAACAGCTATTAACAGATGGTTCAGCAATGCTTTCTTCTCCAGAGCGGGGTTATGAAGAGGATGCTTTTATAGCGGGTCGCGTTGCTATGCAAATTACGGGCCCTTGGACTTATATCACTAAATCTACAGTTGATTATGACGCGTTTCCCATACCTGAAAATGTTGCTCAAGCTACGGTGACAGGTGGCGGAAATATGTATGTAATGAAGACTACACCAGCCAGAGAACAAGCCGCACTCAAGTTTTTAGCGTATGTTTTGAGTGAAGAATTCCAAAAAGAATGGAGTATCGGCACCGGTTTTTTACCAGTTAATCTTAAAGCTGCTCAAAGTGAAGCTTATCAGCAATTCATCAACCAAAAACCTTGGTTAAAAGTGTTTATGGAACAAATTCCTCTAGCTGGCGCTCGACCGATTATTGCTGGATATAGTCGTCTTTCTGACAGTCTTGGTCGAGCTATCGAGGCGACATTGCTAGGTGAGTCTCCGGAAAAAGCACTCAAAATAGCACAAGAGCGTTTAGAAACTATTTGGGATAGCAATTAAATGAAACTGGGTAGCCTGCGGTATCCTCTGAGGTGCAGTGGCTTGAGTACATAATTAACTAGTAGCATTCGTAAGAATTCCCACAAGTACTCGCACTAATTCTTCCAAACCTTCTGGAACGCGATAAAGTTTGATATCTTGCATGATCCGTTTATCTTGGCGATAAAATATCCCAAATCGCCAATCTTCTCCATTTGTTACAGCACCATACAAAGCTGGGGTTTGAGAATCTGTCCATTGGTCGAGTGCTATCAATTCAATTGCAAGTTGAGTAAACCCCCGGCTTAAATCGGATTGCTTGGCTTCAACTACTAACAGTGAATTGGAAGATGAAATATAGTAATCAAAACTTCCTTTCAGTTGTTCGCTAACATTAATGGGATACTCAATGTTCAGTTGAGTTTGCGTTTGGTCGCAAATTTCCAACAAAATAGGAGCAATTAAAACTTCACGTTTTGCAGCTTCACTGATAGGGTTGACGCGCATGATATTGCGCCGTAAGTAACGCTGCAAAAACTCTAAATAGTCAATTACGCCTGAATATTGTGGTAGTTGTAGCGATGCGCGTTCGTAACTACATCCCAGTTCCGCCAAGATGTCTGCTGGAGTATATGGTAATTCAAAATACTTACTAAATGTATAACTTTGACCGGGTTGGAGAATGCGCGGGCGAGTCATAAACATTAAAATTAATGGAATATATTGACAAAAGTCAGGGAGAAACTTCAGTTTTGCGATGTACATTTCTTTTCAATGTACACAAACCAATTGCTGGGATGGCTCCCAAAATTATAGCTGTAAGCCCTTGTCCACTCCAATATAATATGGGAGTTCGGTAGGTTTCTGGGATCAAATTTTGCATAAGGAAAAGCAACCAAACCAAAATAGTAATCAAGAAAAAAGAGATTGAGGGTAAAAAATTCCACCACCAAATACTGGCTGTATATCGCCTCAATACCAGCCATTGGCAAATACCTAGCCAAATTCCAGAAATTATATATGCGATCGCAGATAGAAATCCTAAAATCAAAGTATCTTCAGGAGATGATGAGGCAATCGTTGAAATGTAGTTAATCCAGGCTGTAGAAACGCCATTGGCAATCAGCCAACCAACGGTAGTAGCAAATAGCCACTGCAAACCTGGTAAATATCGGTAAAGAACAAGGCTCTGGTCAGCAGCAAAAATCACGGCAAATACAACGTTACTGAGGCTTCTGACCACAATGCTCCAGCTTTGTGGTTGGATAGCAACGCTAGACGAGAGACTTTGAAGAATAATTTTCTCTAAGGCGATACTGGCAACGCCACCCACAACCCATCCGATGAGGGTCATT encodes:
- a CDS encoding ABC transporter substrate-binding protein; its protein translation is MKIILFPSKISHYSRRVIASVWQMLLLGIVLSSFLVFLSGCQGITQKDDGVIHLTLWQAINPPANRDVFEKLVDKFNQTYPDVKVESVFLAQPHLPKILTAVVGNAPPDILAFYPQITGQLADLRAIIPLEDWLEKLPIKSEISPNLLEELQLDGHLWSAPLYTSNIGIFYRPKLFEAAGITQTPKTWEELREVAKKLTIDRNGDNRPEQYGIVLPLGKGEWTVFSWFPFLLSGGGEVLKNKQPDLTNPGALKALQFWQQLLTDGSAMLSSPERGYEEDAFIAGRVAMQITGPWTYITKSTVDYDAFPIPENVAQATVTGGGNMYVMKTTPAREQAALKFLAYVLSEEFQKEWSIGTGFLPVNLKAAQSEAYQQFINQKPWLKVFMEQIPLAGARPIIAGYSRLSDSLGRAIEATLLGESPEKALKIAQERLETIWDSN